In Afipia sp. GAS231, a single window of DNA contains:
- a CDS encoding Tat pathway signal protein, producing the protein MVQLSSPAQAATMSYEQAVRQTWAPLQPTPRDRELVRAATLAANSHNTQPWIFAADADEITIAPDFSRRCPAVDPDDHHLYVSLGCAAENLTHAAAAIGYKATPSLADGMLAVSLEPAPPLRSPLFEAIALRQCTRAAYDGRPVASETIRSLEAAGREPGVSVIIFTDRSAMSNIADYVEQGNASQMHDDAFMTELKSWIRFSEADAVSTMDGLFAPASGTPAMPAWLARPLMGLFFNERGENRKYREHIESSAGIAVFVSGANDKSHWIAAGRACQRFGLQATALGLKYAFINQPVEVPALRRQFASYLGIGDRRPDLVLRFGTGPQLPRSLRRPPEQVMRQHA; encoded by the coding sequence ATGGTACAACTTTCCTCGCCGGCTCAAGCCGCGACGATGAGCTACGAACAGGCAGTGCGTCAAACCTGGGCGCCGCTGCAACCGACGCCGAGAGACCGCGAACTGGTACGCGCAGCGACGCTCGCTGCCAACAGCCACAATACCCAACCCTGGATTTTCGCGGCCGACGCCGACGAAATCACCATCGCCCCGGATTTCAGCCGAAGATGCCCCGCGGTCGACCCGGACGACCATCACCTGTATGTCAGCCTGGGTTGCGCAGCAGAGAACCTCACACATGCCGCGGCGGCGATCGGATACAAGGCGACGCCAAGCCTTGCAGACGGTATGCTGGCCGTCAGCCTCGAACCGGCGCCGCCGCTGCGCTCGCCGCTGTTCGAGGCGATCGCGCTTCGACAATGCACCCGCGCAGCCTATGACGGCAGGCCGGTCGCCTCCGAAACGATCCGCTCCCTCGAGGCCGCCGGCCGCGAGCCGGGTGTTTCGGTCATCATCTTCACCGATCGCAGCGCGATGTCGAACATTGCCGATTATGTCGAGCAGGGTAACGCGTCGCAGATGCACGACGACGCCTTCATGACGGAGCTCAAGAGCTGGATCCGCTTTAGCGAGGCGGACGCCGTGTCCACGATGGACGGGCTGTTCGCGCCCGCGTCCGGCACTCCCGCCATGCCGGCCTGGCTCGCCAGACCGTTGATGGGGCTGTTTTTCAACGAGAGAGGTGAAAACCGGAAGTACCGCGAACATATCGAAAGCTCGGCGGGGATTGCAGTCTTCGTCTCGGGGGCAAACGACAAGTCGCATTGGATCGCGGCGGGACGCGCCTGTCAGCGCTTTGGCCTGCAGGCGACGGCCCTCGGGCTGAAATATGCCTTCATCAACCAGCCGGTGGAAGTACCCGCGCTACGCCGCCAGTTCGCTTCCTATCTCGGGATCGGCGATCGGCGGCCCGACCTCGTGCTGCGGTTTGGCACCGGGCCGCAATTGCCGAGATCCCTCCGTCGTCCCCCGGAGCAAGTCATGCGACAGCACGCGTGA
- a CDS encoding polyphosphate kinase 2 family protein → MSKKPAKVLADELKPFVAPFRFDGTGQFHLKSHKTDEKGGLDKDKAAKILEANRERLNDFQERLYAQDRWSLLVIFQGMDAAGKDSAIKSIFDGVNPQGCAVTSFKQPTSHELDHDFLWRSTIALPERGHIGIFNRSYYEECLVTRVHPDILAKEKIPPKLITKNIWRERFEDISALERYLARNGTVILKFFLNVSKAEQRERFLERLEQPAKNWKFSMGDITERALWRRYQAVYQDIVRHTSTSLAPWYVVPADHKWFARVVIGSTIVAALDKLDLHFPKVDKAERSEFKQIREALLKEGKGGEKKSTQK, encoded by the coding sequence ATGAGCAAGAAGCCCGCGAAGGTCCTCGCCGACGAATTGAAGCCATTCGTCGCGCCGTTCCGCTTCGACGGAACCGGCCAGTTCCACCTGAAATCGCACAAGACCGACGAAAAGGGCGGCCTCGACAAGGACAAGGCGGCAAAAATTCTCGAGGCCAACCGCGAACGGTTGAACGATTTCCAGGAACGGCTCTATGCGCAGGACCGCTGGTCGCTGCTGGTGATTTTCCAGGGCATGGATGCGGCGGGCAAGGACTCGGCCATCAAGAGCATCTTCGATGGCGTCAATCCGCAGGGCTGTGCGGTCACCTCGTTCAAGCAGCCGACCTCGCACGAGCTCGATCATGATTTCCTCTGGCGCAGCACGATCGCGCTGCCGGAGCGCGGCCACATCGGCATCTTCAACCGCTCCTATTACGAGGAATGCCTGGTGACGCGGGTGCACCCGGACATCCTTGCCAAGGAGAAAATTCCACCGAAGCTGATCACCAAGAACATCTGGCGCGAGCGATTCGAGGATATTTCCGCGTTGGAGCGCTACCTCGCGCGCAACGGCACCGTGATCCTGAAATTCTTCCTCAACGTCTCCAAGGCGGAACAGCGTGAGCGCTTTCTGGAGCGGCTGGAGCAGCCTGCCAAGAACTGGAAGTTCTCGATGGGCGATATTACCGAGCGCGCGCTGTGGCGGCGCTACCAGGCGGTGTATCAGGACATCGTCCGCCACACCTCGACATCCCTGGCGCCGTGGTACGTGGTGCCGGCTGACCACAAATGGTTTGCCCGCGTCGTGATCGGTTCGACCATTGTCGCTGCGCTCGACAAGCTCGACCTGCATTTCCCGAAAGTCGACAAGGCCGAACGCAGCGAGTTCAAGCAGATCCGCGAGGCGCTGCTGAAAGAAGGCAAGGGCGGCGAAAAGAAGTCGACGCAGAAGTAG